One segment of Mus caroli chromosome 6, CAROLI_EIJ_v1.1, whole genome shotgun sequence DNA contains the following:
- the Ghrl gene encoding appetite-regulating hormone — protein sequence MLSSGTICSLLLLSMLWMDMAMAGSSFLSPEHQKAQQKKESKKPPAKLQPRALEGWLHPEDRGQAEETEEELEIRFNAPFDVGIKLSGAQYQQHGRALGKFLQDILWEEVKEAPADK from the exons ATGCTGTCTTCAGGCACCATCTGCAGTTTGCTGCTACTCAGCATGCTCTGGATGGACATGGCCATGGCAGGCTCCAGCTTCCTGAGCCCAGAGCACCAGAAAGCCCAG caGAAAAAGGAATCCAAGAAGCCACCAGCTAAACTGCAGCCACGAGCTCTGGAAGGCTGGCTCCacccagaggacagaggacaagcagaagagacagaggaggagctggagatCAGG TTCAATGCTCCCTTCGATGTTGGCATCAAGCTGTCAGGAGCTCAGTACCAGCAGCATGGCCGGGCCCTGGGCAAGTTTCTTCAGGATATCCTCTGGGAAGAGGTCAAAG AGGCGCCAGCTGACAAGTAA